In Paralcaligenes sp. KSB-10, the following are encoded in one genomic region:
- the alkB gene encoding DNA oxidative demethylase AlkB → MTLDLFEFDSTLSGTECMGRQACVLRGFAVPCAPDLLSALETIQKSSPFRHMVTPGGYLMSVALTNCGAMGWASDRHGYRYTRQDPESRQAWPPMPDSFLRLARTAATEAGFADFEPDACLINRYLPGTRLSLHQDKNEKDLEAPIVSVSLGIPAVFLFGGHERGDRAARVPLFHGDVAVWGGVDRMRYHGVMPLKEADHPLLGAQRINLTFRKAA, encoded by the coding sequence GTGACACTTGATCTATTCGAATTCGACTCCACCCTTTCCGGCACCGAGTGCATGGGCAGGCAGGCCTGTGTGTTGCGCGGCTTCGCCGTGCCATGCGCGCCCGATTTGCTGTCAGCGCTGGAGACCATTCAAAAATCCTCGCCATTTCGCCATATGGTGACACCGGGCGGATACCTCATGTCGGTCGCGCTGACCAACTGCGGGGCGATGGGCTGGGCCAGCGACCGGCATGGATATCGTTACACGCGGCAAGACCCTGAGTCCCGGCAGGCCTGGCCGCCGATGCCCGACTCTTTCCTGCGCCTGGCGCGCACTGCCGCGACGGAAGCGGGATTCGCCGATTTCGAACCGGATGCATGCCTCATCAATCGCTATCTGCCCGGAACGCGCCTGTCGCTGCACCAGGACAAGAATGAAAAAGATCTCGAAGCGCCCATCGTTTCGGTATCGCTGGGAATTCCCGCTGTCTTTCTTTTCGGCGGACATGAGCGCGGCGACAGGGCCGCACGCGTGCCGCTCTTTCACGGCGACGTGGCCGTGTGGGGCGGAGTCGATCGCATGCGCTACCACGGCGTGATGCCGCTCAAAGAAGCGGACCATCCTTTACTGGGCGCCCAACGCATCAACCTCACCTTTCGCAAGGCGGCTTAG
- the gsiB gene encoding glutathione ABC transporter substrate-binding protein GsiB, giving the protein MMKKFTPTGLIAAAALAFGVFNAPAALASKDVTVAVPIAVDSLDPYNTNSTLSMAVGKSYYEGLFAFDKDLKIVNLLATGYDVSADGLVYTIKLKHGVKFQDGTDFNAEAVKVNIDRVMDKANHLARFNQFNRIKSVEAVDPYTVKFTLTEPFSPFINSLAHPSAMMISPAALKKYGKDIAFHPVGTGPFEFVDWKPSEYLKVKKFAGYWDKSYPKIDNLTFRTVTDNNTRAAVIQTGEAQFVYPVPYEQAIILKKNPKLTVTDSPSISVKYLSFNMLQKPFDNLKVREAINYAINKNALIKVAFGGYGGPMEGVVPESVDYGVKMKPWPYDPAKARELLKEAGYPKGFTSTLWSAYNDGTSVKVVQFVQQQLAQVGIKVSLQVLESGQRVQQVQSVQNPKDAQVRILYAGWSSSTGEADWALRPLFDSSAWPPVLNNTAYYKNPAVDADIAKALVITDRKQKAAIYKDAQEKIWKDAPWAFLAIPSNISAQSKNLTGMYTMPDGSFEFRGIDLKQ; this is encoded by the coding sequence ATGATGAAAAAATTTACACCGACTGGCTTGATCGCCGCGGCGGCGCTGGCATTTGGCGTATTCAACGCCCCTGCCGCGCTGGCATCGAAAGACGTGACCGTAGCGGTGCCGATTGCGGTCGATTCGCTGGATCCCTATAACACGAACAGCACATTGAGCATGGCCGTGGGTAAATCCTATTACGAGGGGCTGTTCGCCTTCGACAAGGATTTGAAAATCGTCAATCTGCTGGCCACCGGCTACGACGTGAGTGCCGATGGGCTGGTCTACACCATCAAGCTGAAGCATGGTGTCAAGTTCCAGGACGGCACCGATTTCAACGCCGAAGCGGTCAAAGTGAATATCGACCGGGTAATGGACAAGGCCAATCACTTGGCTCGCTTCAACCAATTCAACCGCATTAAAAGCGTTGAGGCCGTCGATCCCTACACTGTCAAGTTCACGCTTACCGAACCGTTTTCACCGTTCATCAATTCGCTGGCGCATCCGTCGGCCATGATGATTTCGCCAGCGGCGCTCAAGAAGTACGGCAAGGACATTGCCTTTCATCCGGTGGGCACTGGTCCCTTCGAATTCGTGGACTGGAAGCCGTCCGAATACCTGAAGGTCAAGAAGTTCGCCGGCTATTGGGACAAAAGCTATCCGAAAATCGACAACTTGACGTTCCGCACGGTAACCGACAACAACACGCGCGCCGCTGTCATCCAGACGGGCGAGGCTCAGTTCGTCTACCCGGTGCCTTATGAGCAGGCGATCATCCTGAAGAAAAATCCCAAGTTGACGGTGACGGACAGCCCATCGATCTCGGTGAAATACCTGTCGTTCAATATGCTGCAAAAGCCGTTCGACAACCTCAAGGTGCGCGAGGCGATCAACTACGCCATCAACAAAAATGCCTTGATCAAAGTGGCCTTTGGCGGCTACGGCGGCCCGATGGAAGGCGTCGTTCCTGAAAGCGTGGATTACGGCGTGAAAATGAAACCGTGGCCTTATGACCCGGCCAAGGCTCGCGAGCTGCTGAAAGAGGCGGGTTATCCGAAGGGCTTCACAAGCACCTTGTGGTCGGCCTATAACGATGGCACATCGGTCAAGGTGGTCCAGTTCGTGCAGCAGCAACTGGCGCAAGTCGGCATCAAGGTGTCGCTCCAGGTGCTCGAGTCGGGGCAGCGCGTGCAGCAGGTGCAGTCGGTGCAGAATCCCAAGGATGCCCAGGTACGCATATTGTATGCGGGGTGGTCTTCGTCGACCGGCGAGGCCGATTGGGCGCTGCGGCCTCTGTTCGATTCCAGCGCATGGCCTCCGGTATTGAACAACACGGCCTATTACAAGAATCCCGCCGTCGATGCCGATATCGCCAAAGCACTGGTCATCACCGACCGCAAGCAAAAAGCGGCCATCTACAAGGATGCTCAGGAAAAGATCTGGAAGGACGCGCCCTGGGCCTTCCTGGCCATCCCCAGCAATATATCGGCTCAAAGCAAGAACCTGACCGGGATGTACACCATGCCTGATGGTTCATTCGAGTTCCGCGGTATTGATCTGAAACAATAG
- a CDS encoding dipeptide ABC transporter ATP-binding protein: MSADAVQGTLVQSGTGGDFPDNRVLQVNDLSVEFVSPQRTVQAVNKLSFHVDFGETLAIVGESGSGKSVTSLALMRLVEHGGGRITGGSLLLRRRNSAVLDLVSASPAILRTARGADMAMIFQEPMTSLNPVFAVGEQIAESIRLHQGMDAAAANAEALRMLERVRIPEARSVLGRYPHQLSGGMRQRVMIAMALACKPALLIADEPTTALDVTIQAQILQLIRELQQEMRMGVIFITHDMGVVAEVAHRVLVMYRGDKVEQGISETIFSAPAHLYTRALLAAVPRLGAMNGTDSPAPFPLLNIESQAGLEPELKPAGDTAAQPGSDQRPAEPTGAVDKAVPVLSVRNLVTRFDVRGGLFGRVQRRVHAVEQVSFDLFPGETLALVGESGCGKSTTGRSLLRLVETQQGSITFNGRQIDHLEGSELQALRRNIQFIFQDPFASLDPRLTVGFSIMEPLLIHKVATRGQAQATVERLMRRVGLPPEMAHRYPHEFSGGQRQRICIARALALNPKVVIADESVSALDVSIQAQIVNLLIELQNELGIAFLFISHDMAVVERISHRVAVMYMGQIVEIGPRRAIFENPQHAYTKKLMSAVPIADPGRRHMSHTLLTGEIPSPIRKVGDEPVVMPLVQFGPDHFVARHEVGGSCS; this comes from the coding sequence ATGAGCGCCGACGCTGTGCAGGGCACCTTGGTTCAATCCGGTACGGGCGGCGACTTTCCCGATAACCGGGTGTTGCAGGTCAACGATCTGAGCGTGGAGTTCGTCTCGCCTCAACGGACTGTCCAGGCTGTCAACAAGCTGAGCTTTCATGTTGATTTCGGAGAGACGCTGGCTATCGTCGGTGAGTCCGGGTCGGGCAAGTCGGTGACGTCCCTGGCGCTGATGCGCCTGGTCGAGCATGGCGGCGGCAGGATTACAGGCGGCTCTTTATTATTGCGGCGGCGCAATTCGGCTGTGCTCGATCTTGTGTCGGCCAGCCCGGCGATCTTGCGCACCGCTCGCGGCGCGGACATGGCGATGATTTTCCAGGAGCCCATGACCTCTCTTAATCCGGTATTTGCGGTTGGCGAGCAAATTGCCGAATCGATACGTCTGCACCAGGGCATGGATGCGGCGGCAGCCAATGCGGAGGCGCTGCGCATGCTCGAGCGGGTACGGATTCCCGAGGCCCGTTCGGTGCTGGGTCGTTACCCGCATCAGTTGTCGGGAGGAATGCGCCAGCGGGTCATGATCGCCATGGCCCTGGCCTGCAAGCCGGCTTTGTTGATTGCCGACGAGCCCACGACGGCGCTCGACGTGACCATCCAGGCGCAGATATTGCAACTGATACGCGAGCTGCAGCAAGAGATGCGCATGGGAGTGATATTCATCACCCACGACATGGGGGTGGTGGCCGAAGTGGCGCATCGCGTTCTGGTGATGTATCGCGGCGATAAAGTCGAACAGGGCATTTCCGAGACTATTTTTTCCGCGCCGGCGCACCTCTATACCAGGGCGCTGCTGGCGGCAGTGCCGCGCCTGGGCGCCATGAACGGCACCGATTCCCCTGCGCCGTTTCCATTGTTGAATATTGAGTCGCAGGCGGGTCTTGAACCTGAACTCAAACCGGCCGGTGACACAGCCGCGCAGCCTGGTTCGGATCAAAGGCCGGCGGAGCCGACAGGTGCTGTCGACAAGGCCGTTCCGGTTCTGTCGGTGCGCAACCTGGTTACGCGTTTCGACGTGCGTGGCGGCCTGTTCGGCCGCGTGCAGCGCCGGGTGCATGCGGTCGAACAGGTGAGCTTCGATCTGTTCCCGGGCGAAACCCTGGCCTTGGTAGGCGAATCAGGCTGCGGCAAATCAACGACTGGCCGTTCGCTGTTGCGTCTGGTGGAAACCCAGCAGGGCTCGATCACATTCAATGGCCGTCAGATCGACCATCTTGAAGGTTCGGAATTACAAGCCTTGCGGCGCAATATCCAGTTTATTTTCCAGGATCCGTTTGCGTCGCTGGATCCACGCCTTACGGTGGGATTCTCCATTATGGAGCCCTTGCTGATCCATAAGGTTGCCACGCGCGGCCAGGCGCAGGCCACGGTCGAGCGCCTGATGCGCAGGGTCGGTTTGCCGCCCGAGATGGCGCATCGGTACCCGCATGAGTTTTCGGGTGGTCAGCGCCAGCGCATCTGCATCGCCCGGGCATTAGCCTTGAATCCGAAGGTTGTGATTGCCGATGAGTCAGTCTCCGCTCTGGATGTCTCCATACAGGCGCAGATCGTGAATTTGCTGATCGAGCTCCAGAACGAGCTGGGCATTGCGTTCCTGTTTATTTCGCACGATATGGCGGTGGTCGAACGCATCAGCCATCGCGTCGCGGTGATGTACATGGGGCAGATTGTCGAGATAGGGCCGCGTCGGGCCATTTTCGAAAATCCTCAACATGCCTACACGAAAAAACTGATGTCGGCAGTGCCTATTGCCGATCCCGGCCGCCGCCATATGTCGCACACCTTGTTGACCGGAGAGATCCCGAGCCCCATACGCAAGGTGGGCGACGAACCCGTGGTCATGCCGCTGGTGCAGTTCGGGCCAGACCATTTTGTTGCTCGCCACGAAGTGGGCGGGAGTTGTTCATAA
- a CDS encoding TIGR03862 family flavoprotein — MSSRSVAVIGGGPAGLMAAETLARAGVRVDIYDAMPSVGRKFLLAGRGGLNLTHSESDAAFRSRFGDSAPHVSAWLDQFDATALRQWAHDLGIETFVGSSGRVFPKEMKAAPLLRAWLQRLRAGGAAVHARHVWRGWADDGALILDTPQGIVTRRAEAVVLALGGASWARLGSDGAWQAPLAQKGVSVAPLLPANGGFVADWSPYFAERFAGQPLKSIAMAPGGFGMRRGECMVTADGLEGGLIYAWSATLRATVLAKEAAVLHIDLLPGRDPAQVLAEVARPRGARSWSSHLGSRLGLRGVKVGLLRECLPRTAFDHPGTLAQAIKCLPVRLHGMRPLDEAISTAGGVKFDGVNRDSMLLALPGVFCAGEMLDWEAPTGGYLLTACFASGRAAGLGVLRWLGIPPDQ; from the coding sequence ATGTCTTCTCGCTCCGTAGCCGTAATAGGCGGTGGGCCCGCCGGTTTGATGGCGGCCGAAACACTGGCCCGGGCCGGCGTGCGTGTCGATATCTACGATGCGATGCCTTCAGTGGGCCGCAAGTTCTTGCTCGCCGGCCGCGGCGGTTTGAACCTGACGCATAGCGAATCGGATGCCGCATTCAGATCGAGGTTCGGCGACAGTGCGCCGCACGTGTCGGCATGGCTGGACCAGTTCGACGCCACCGCTTTGCGGCAATGGGCGCATGATCTGGGGATAGAAACCTTTGTCGGATCGTCGGGCCGCGTGTTTCCCAAAGAGATGAAGGCAGCTCCCTTACTGAGGGCTTGGCTGCAGAGGCTGCGCGCCGGCGGTGCAGCGGTGCATGCGCGGCATGTCTGGCGCGGCTGGGCCGATGATGGCGCCCTGATACTGGATACGCCCCAGGGTATCGTGACACGCCGTGCGGAAGCGGTGGTGCTGGCCTTGGGCGGAGCCAGTTGGGCGCGGCTCGGGTCGGACGGAGCCTGGCAGGCGCCGCTGGCGCAGAAAGGGGTTTCCGTGGCGCCCCTGCTGCCTGCCAATGGCGGTTTTGTGGCGGACTGGAGCCCTTATTTTGCCGAACGGTTTGCCGGCCAGCCACTGAAGTCGATTGCCATGGCACCGGGCGGCTTCGGCATGCGCCGCGGCGAGTGCATGGTAACGGCCGATGGCCTGGAAGGCGGGCTGATCTACGCCTGGTCGGCAACATTGCGCGCCACGGTGCTGGCCAAAGAGGCCGCGGTATTGCACATTGACTTGCTGCCGGGGCGCGATCCGGCTCAGGTGCTGGCTGAAGTGGCCCGGCCGCGCGGAGCGAGATCCTGGTCCAGCCATCTTGGCAGCCGCCTGGGCTTGCGCGGCGTCAAGGTCGGTTTGCTGCGTGAATGCCTGCCCAGAACGGCCTTTGATCATCCCGGAACTCTGGCGCAGGCCATCAAGTGTTTGCCGGTGCGGCTGCACGGCATGCGCCCCTTGGACGAGGCGATCAGCACGGCCGGCGGCGTGAAGTTCGATGGAGTGAACCGGGACTCCATGTTGCTGGCTTTACCGGGCGTATTTTGCGCGGGCGAGATGCTCGACTGGGAAGCCCCGACCGGCGGCTATCTGTTGACCGCCTGTTTTGCCAGCGGCCGCGCGGCGGGTCTGGGCGTATTGCGTTGGCTGGGAATCCCGCCGGATCAATGA
- a CDS encoding isoaspartyl peptidase/L-asparaginase family protein: protein MVKPVLAIHGGAGALSRAVMSSEAERQYRAALDGILRAAHAVLAKGGGALDCVAQAVCLLEDCPLFNAGKGAVFTSAGTHELDAAIMDGASLNSGAVANVEHIKHPVLAARAVLEHSNHVFFVSRGAEDFALSQGLEMVENHYFSTPQRREQWLRVVNEFPGQAVLDHDAARVQAQAEAPLDPDRKFGTVGAVAIDVRGNLAAATSTGGVTNKQIGRVGDAPIIGAGCYAANRTAAVSTTGTGEMFIRVVAAYDVAALMDYAGLSLEQAAEKVVHEKLVAIQGQGGLIAVDGKGNVTMPFNTEGMYRGYLRQGEEPFVAIYR from the coding sequence ATGGTTAAGCCCGTACTGGCCATTCACGGCGGTGCCGGCGCCCTGTCGCGCGCGGTCATGTCCAGCGAGGCCGAACGCCAATATCGCGCGGCGCTCGATGGCATTCTGCGTGCGGCCCACGCTGTGCTGGCCAAAGGGGGCGGCGCGCTGGATTGCGTGGCCCAGGCGGTTTGCCTGCTTGAAGATTGCCCTTTGTTCAATGCGGGCAAGGGGGCGGTGTTCACCAGCGCTGGCACGCACGAGCTCGATGCCGCGATTATGGATGGCGCCTCGCTCAACAGCGGTGCGGTTGCCAATGTGGAACACATCAAGCATCCGGTATTGGCCGCACGGGCGGTGCTGGAGCATAGCAACCACGTTTTCTTTGTAAGCCGGGGCGCCGAAGATTTTGCGCTTTCGCAAGGCCTTGAAATGGTCGAGAATCATTATTTTTCCACGCCGCAACGCAGGGAACAGTGGCTGCGCGTCGTAAACGAATTTCCAGGCCAGGCGGTTCTGGACCACGATGCGGCTCGGGTTCAGGCCCAAGCCGAGGCGCCGCTCGATCCCGATCGCAAGTTCGGCACGGTGGGCGCTGTGGCGATTGATGTCCGTGGCAATCTGGCCGCCGCCACCTCGACCGGGGGGGTCACCAACAAGCAGATCGGTCGCGTGGGCGATGCGCCGATTATCGGCGCGGGCTGTTACGCGGCCAATCGCACGGCCGCCGTTTCCACGACCGGCACGGGGGAAATGTTCATCCGTGTCGTTGCGGCCTACGATGTGGCCGCCCTGATGGACTACGCGGGCTTGAGCCTTGAACAGGCGGCCGAGAAGGTCGTGCATGAAAAGCTGGTGGCCATTCAGGGCCAGGGCGGGCTGATCGCCGTGGACGGCAAGGGTAATGTAACGATGCCGTTCAATACCGAGGGAATGTACCGCGGCTATCTGCGACAGGGCGAAGAACCCTTCGTCGCGATTTACAGGTAG
- the gsiD gene encoding glutathione ABC transporter permease GsiD, protein MMSTIVQKDILAPPPISNTVRTPWSECWRKFRKQKLAVAAGMFLVLLILVAIVAPWIVPYDAENFFDYDFLNAGPSALHWLGVDSLGRDIFSRILMGSRISLAAGFLSVALGGVVGTFLGLMAGYYEGWWERITMRIADVLLAFPGILLAIGVVAAMGSSMANVIVAVAVFSVPAFARLVRGNTLSIKHMTYVEAVRSVGASDWTIIFRHILPGTISPIVVYGTMRVGTSIITAASLSFLGLGAQPPTPEWGAMLNEARSDMVLAPHVAIFPALAIFFTVLAFNLLGDGLRDALDPKLDT, encoded by the coding sequence ATGATGAGCACGATTGTTCAGAAAGATATTCTGGCCCCGCCGCCGATATCCAATACCGTCAGGACTCCCTGGTCCGAATGCTGGCGGAAATTTCGCAAGCAGAAATTGGCCGTGGCGGCGGGCATGTTCTTGGTGCTGCTGATCCTGGTGGCGATCGTTGCTCCGTGGATCGTTCCCTACGATGCGGAAAACTTTTTCGATTACGATTTTCTTAATGCCGGACCGTCGGCCTTGCATTGGCTGGGGGTGGACTCCCTGGGGCGCGATATTTTCAGCCGCATCCTGATGGGTTCGCGGATTTCGCTTGCGGCCGGCTTTCTTTCGGTCGCGCTGGGCGGCGTCGTCGGCACCTTCCTCGGCCTGATGGCGGGCTACTATGAAGGGTGGTGGGAACGCATCACTATGCGTATTGCGGATGTGCTTCTGGCGTTTCCCGGAATTCTTCTGGCGATCGGCGTGGTGGCGGCCATGGGTTCGAGCATGGCCAATGTGATTGTCGCGGTGGCCGTTTTCAGCGTTCCGGCGTTTGCGCGGCTGGTGCGCGGCAATACCCTGTCGATCAAGCACATGACCTATGTAGAGGCCGTGCGCAGTGTCGGGGCGTCGGACTGGACCATTATTTTCCGTCACATCCTGCCCGGCACGATTTCGCCTATTGTCGTGTATGGAACAATGCGCGTGGGCACGTCGATCATCACGGCGGCCAGCCTGTCGTTCCTGGGACTGGGCGCCCAGCCCCCCACCCCTGAATGGGGCGCCATGCTCAATGAGGCCCGCTCCGATATGGTGCTGGCTCCCCATGTGGCCATTTTCCCGGCGCTCGCCATTTTCTTTACGGTGCTGGCTTTTAATCTCCTGGGCGATGGCCTGCGCGATGCGCTCGACCCCAAGCTCGATACATGA
- a CDS encoding phosphonopyruvate hydrolase: protein MTKNQALRAALSNGRLFTAMSAHNPLAAKLAEEAGFDGIWGSGFELSASYALPDASILSMATHLEMMRAIASVVSIPLIADIDTGFGNAVTVGYIVPQYEAAGASAIVMEDKTFPKDTSLRAEGRQELVRVAEFQGKIACAIAARKDKDFAVIARVEALIAGLGQEEALKRGLAYEEAGADAILIHSKQQTPDEILAFIQAWPGKIPLVLVPTAYPQLTEADIAALGKVGIVIYGNHAIRAAVGAMRAVFAQIRRDGGIREADKTLPSVKEIIALQGDAHMRDLESRFLR from the coding sequence ATAACCAAGAACCAGGCCCTGCGCGCCGCTTTGTCCAACGGCAGGCTTTTCACGGCAATGTCGGCGCACAACCCTCTTGCGGCGAAATTGGCCGAGGAGGCCGGCTTTGACGGTATCTGGGGCAGCGGCTTCGAGCTCTCCGCCAGCTATGCCCTGCCGGATGCCAGCATCCTTTCCATGGCAACCCATCTGGAGATGATGCGCGCCATAGCCTCCGTGGTGTCGATCCCCCTGATTGCCGACATCGATACGGGCTTTGGCAACGCTGTGACTGTCGGCTACATTGTTCCGCAGTATGAAGCGGCCGGGGCCTCCGCTATTGTCATGGAGGACAAGACTTTTCCGAAGGACACCAGCCTGCGCGCGGAGGGGCGCCAGGAACTGGTGCGCGTCGCCGAATTCCAGGGCAAGATCGCCTGCGCGATCGCTGCACGCAAAGACAAGGATTTCGCGGTGATAGCGCGAGTCGAGGCGCTGATCGCCGGCCTGGGCCAGGAAGAGGCACTCAAACGTGGCCTTGCCTATGAAGAAGCCGGCGCCGATGCGATCCTGATTCATTCAAAGCAGCAGACCCCTGACGAGATACTGGCTTTCATCCAGGCATGGCCGGGCAAGATTCCCCTGGTGCTGGTGCCCACCGCCTACCCACAGCTCACGGAAGCCGATATTGCGGCACTGGGCAAGGTTGGCATCGTGATCTACGGAAATCATGCCATCCGTGCCGCAGTGGGGGCAATGCGAGCCGTATTCGCCCAGATTCGCCGCGATGGCGGCATCCGGGAAGCGGACAAGACCCTTCCTTCGGTCAAGGAGATCATTGCCCTGCAAGGCGATGCACACATGCGCGACCTGGAGAGCAGATTCCTTCGGTAA
- a CDS encoding 2OG-Fe(II) oxygenase — protein sequence MPAGQAADEAFSAAQPNDIKLRINALDWNAAAHSLDQYGNAVLPRLLTPAECRAVAALYPNDALYRSRIVMSRHGFGRGEYKYFRYPLPEPIARLRSAIYPHLVPIANRWNEAMRIAVRFPDAHTDFIRRCHEAGQTRPTPLLLEYGPDDYNCLHQDLYGEHVFPIQVAILLSQPGEDFEGGEFVMTAQSSSRPARADIVALDQGDAVIFTVNTRPVPGKRGISRLAMRHGVSRVLSGRRHTLGIIFHDAR from the coding sequence ATTCCCGCAGGGCAGGCCGCCGACGAAGCATTTTCCGCCGCACAGCCCAATGACATAAAGCTGCGCATCAATGCTCTCGACTGGAATGCCGCGGCGCATTCGCTGGATCAATACGGCAATGCGGTGCTGCCCCGGTTGTTGACGCCTGCGGAGTGCCGGGCGGTGGCCGCGCTGTATCCGAACGACGCCCTGTATCGATCCCGCATCGTGATGAGCCGCCATGGATTCGGCCGCGGCGAATACAAGTATTTCCGTTATCCGCTGCCTGAGCCAATAGCCCGGCTGCGCTCGGCCATCTACCCGCATCTCGTGCCGATCGCCAATCGTTGGAACGAAGCCATGCGCATTGCAGTACGCTTCCCCGATGCGCATACGGACTTCATCCGACGCTGCCACGAGGCGGGCCAGACTCGCCCGACGCCGCTGCTTCTGGAATACGGCCCGGACGATTACAATTGCCTGCATCAGGATTTGTACGGCGAACACGTGTTTCCCATACAAGTGGCGATTCTGTTATCGCAACCGGGCGAAGACTTCGAGGGCGGCGAATTCGTCATGACCGCCCAATCGTCAAGCCGGCCCGCTCGCGCCGATATCGTCGCCCTGGACCAGGGAGACGCCGTAATATTTACCGTCAACACCCGGCCGGTGCCCGGAAAACGCGGCATCAGCCGACTTGCGATGCGTCACGGTGTAAGCCGGGTGCTGTCGGGACGGCGCCATACACTCGGCATTATTTTCCATGACGCGCGGTGA
- a CDS encoding MurR/RpiR family transcriptional regulator codes for MASTPLTIADRVLKTSATMSSTQRRMADYVLSHQFKVATMTIDEFARAVEVSVATANRFARHLGLQGYPHFRAELARGFQAALAPIEKLRSELAHPAGVAEVFLASLQEDIHNFQETQAKLDPKVCERAVDLILSAERIFTVGFGGSGFLAALLQRGLCTSCDYVECLATAGGASHAARRMSRLTSRDLVIAITFPRYLTDTVSLGRAAKKAGASLLLLTDRPTSPLAPDASVVLYAGSERRFSATSETAALGLVEALCAATAYKAKDTLESATGLAVSVMPWLVFEGDSNG; via the coding sequence ATGGCTTCAACCCCCTTGACGATTGCGGATCGCGTTCTAAAGACTTCCGCCACAATGAGCAGCACGCAAAGGCGCATGGCCGATTACGTGCTATCCCATCAGTTCAAGGTCGCCACCATGACGATCGACGAGTTTGCGCGTGCTGTCGAGGTATCGGTGGCCACGGCAAACCGCTTTGCGCGGCATCTGGGCTTGCAGGGCTACCCGCATTTTCGCGCCGAACTGGCACGTGGGTTCCAGGCGGCTTTGGCACCCATCGAAAAGCTGCGCTCCGAACTGGCGCATCCAGCCGGGGTGGCCGAGGTCTTTTTGGCATCGCTGCAGGAAGACATCCATAATTTCCAGGAAACCCAGGCCAAGCTCGACCCCAAGGTCTGCGAGCGCGCTGTCGACCTGATCCTATCGGCCGAACGGATATTCACGGTCGGATTCGGCGGCAGCGGCTTTCTGGCGGCCCTGTTGCAAAGGGGCTTGTGCACGTCTTGCGATTACGTCGAATGCCTGGCTACCGCCGGCGGCGCCTCGCATGCGGCCCGCCGGATGTCCCGGTTGACGTCCAGGGATCTGGTCATTGCGATCACTTTTCCGCGGTACTTGACCGATACCGTGTCCTTGGGGCGTGCCGCGAAGAAAGCGGGCGCCTCGTTACTGCTGTTGACCGACCGGCCGACATCGCCTCTTGCGCCGGATGCTTCTGTCGTGTTGTATGCCGGCAGCGAGCGCCGTTTCAGCGCCACCTCCGAAACGGCGGCGCTGGGTTTGGTGGAAGCCCTGTGCGCCGCCACCGCATACAAGGCGAAAGATACTCTTGAGTCCGCCACCGGTTTGGCGGTGTCGGTCATGCCCTGGCTGGTATTCGAAGGAGATTCAAATGGTTAA
- the gsiC gene encoding glutathione ABC transporter permease GsiC gives MLIYIVKRTLGMLPTLLLVALVVFLFVRMLPGDPARLAAGQDADQETVNLVRQELGLDKPLPVQFVRYFDNLLHGDLGTSLRTKRPVATVIAERFMPTLWLTILSMAWSVIFGMVIGIVSSVWRNRWPDRLCMTLAVSGISFPAFALGMMLMQIFSVQLGWLPTVGASSPSHYILPSITLGAAVASVMARFTRASFIEVMQEDYVRTARAKGLSETLVVIKHTLRNAMIPVVTMMGLQFGFLLGGSIVVEVVFSWPGMGSLLIDAVTMRDYPVIQGLVLLFSFEFILINLVVDVLYGVINPSIRYK, from the coding sequence ATGCTTATTTATATAGTCAAACGGACTCTGGGCATGCTGCCAACTTTGTTGTTGGTTGCGCTGGTGGTGTTTTTGTTCGTTCGTATGCTGCCCGGCGATCCGGCCCGACTGGCGGCTGGCCAGGACGCCGATCAGGAAACCGTTAACCTGGTTCGCCAGGAACTGGGGCTGGACAAGCCCTTGCCGGTACAGTTCGTCAGGTATTTCGACAATCTGCTGCACGGCGATCTGGGTACTTCATTGCGTACGAAGCGTCCGGTGGCCACGGTGATTGCCGAACGTTTCATGCCTACCCTGTGGCTGACGATACTCAGCATGGCCTGGTCCGTTATTTTCGGAATGGTGATCGGTATTGTGTCGTCGGTATGGCGCAACCGCTGGCCCGATCGATTGTGCATGACCCTGGCGGTATCGGGTATTTCATTTCCAGCCTTTGCGCTGGGCATGATGCTGATGCAGATATTCTCGGTGCAACTGGGCTGGCTTCCCACGGTAGGCGCTTCCAGTCCTAGCCATTACATTTTGCCGTCGATCACTTTGGGCGCGGCCGTGGCCTCGGTGATGGCGCGGTTTACGCGGGCTTCGTTTATCGAGGTCATGCAGGAAGACTATGTGCGCACCGCCCGAGCAAAGGGCCTGTCCGAAACCCTGGTGGTGATCAAGCACACTTTGCGCAATGCCATGATTCCGGTGGTTACCATGATGGGCCTGCAGTTCGGTTTCCTGCTGGGCGGATCCATAGTCGTGGAGGTGGTGTTCAGTTGGCCAGGCATGGGCAGCCTGCTGATCGACGCGGTAACCATGCGCGACTACCCGGTCATACAAGGGCTGGTGTTGCTGTTTTCCTTTGAATTCATATTGATTAATTTAGTCGTGGATGTGCTGTACGGCGTTATTAATCCGAGCATTCGGTACAAGTGA